AGTTTATCGGTTTGAAATATACATCTGCCGCCAGCGCGGTTACCATGGTCGGGCTGGAACCCTTGCTGGTGGTTTTTGTTGGTCATTTCTTTTTCAACGACAAAGCGAAAATTTACCACTGGATTTGCGGTGCGGCGGCGTTTGCCGGCGTGGGCATGATGGTAATGGGCGGCGCGGAAGAGGGCGGTACGATTGACTGGTTCGGCTGTCTGCTGATTTTGCTTGCGGGATTGGGTTTTGCAGGCGTGATACGTCCGAGCCAGCAGATGGTTGCCCGTATCGGTGCGCCCGCATTTACCGCGGCTTCCATGTCGGTGGCGGCGGTGTTGTGTCTGCCGTTTTCGCTGGTGTTGGCAGACAGTTATCAAATCAACTGGTCATGGGGCGGTACGCTGTCGATTTTATATATGGGGATCGGTTGCAGTTGGCTTGCCTATCTGTTGTGGAACAAAGGCATGAACAAAGTCCCTGCCAACGTCTCCGGCCTACTGATTTCGCTTGAGCCTGTCATCGGCGTTATCATGGCGGTGTTAATTTTGGGCGAACATTTAAGCGCTATGTCTGCGATGGGCATTACCGTCGTTATTGCGTCCACTTTTGTCGCCGGTATGCTGGCACGTGTCAGCAACAAACACAAAAAGGCCGTCTGAAAACAGTTTCAGACGGCCTGAAGTAAGCAGTATCTTTTTTCAATAAAACATTTTGGGAAAATTTCTATGAAACGCATTATCTCCCTGCTTTTGCTTGCCTGCCCCGTTTTGGCGTCGGCAGCACCCGATAACGACAAAGCCGCCGTACAGGCCGTCATTGCCAAGTATTACAACCGACCGCTTGCCGCGCACAAATGCCAGCTTACCGAGCCGCCGAAAGACAGTGAGACAGCATCTGACAATATCATGTATTGCATGAAACCTGTCGCCGACCATACCGTAACACGCAACGGCAAAGCCGCGCGCTATGTGTTGTACACAGGTTTTGCCTACGATATGGAACAAAAAGTAAAACAGGATGCCCATGCTTCTTCCGGTCTGGCAGAATTGTTTGTTTTGGAGAAAGCAGACGGCAAGTGGGCAATCAAACAGCACGGAAAAGATAAAATCGGCGCATGGGGCGAGCCACCGGAGAATAAGGAATGGAAGTTTGTTCAGGTGGGCGCACAAAACTGGGGCTATGTTGCCGAATCAAGTTATACAGGCCAAGGCGACACGATGACTTCGCAAAACTTCCTGTTTACCGATGATAGTAACCGAATCCGCAACAGTGTCATGATCAGCGGTAACGATAACGGCGCATATTACGGCAATTGCGATGAATATAAAGGGCGCGAAAAACGCCTCTGCGAAGACACGTTTGTCAGCATGGAAGCCAAAATTGCTTTTGACAAAAGCCGTCCTGCCGTATCCGGCGTATGGGCGTTGGCTGCAAAACTCAGCGGCGTATCAGGAAAGAAAAATTATAAAAATCAGAAATATATTTTCCCTTATAACGGCAAAACCCACGTTGCCCCCAAAAACTATCCCTTAGGCGGACAATAGTTTCCTTGAAAAACGCTTTTATCAAACCACTACTACCTCAAGTCAAATCCCGTGAAAGACACTCATAAACTCTGGGCCGCCCTCATCATTACCGGCATTATCGGCGGCATGGTCGGCATTGTATTAACCGAAATCATGCACACGATTCAACATCTTGCCTACGGTTACGGTTCAGACGGCCTATACGTTTCATTCCGAGAGGGCGTAGCGCAGGCAAGTCCGGAGCGACGTATCGGCGTGATGACCTTTTGCGGCGCGGTGGTCGGCTTGGGGTGGTGGTTGCTCAAACGCTACGGCAGGCCGCAACCGAGTATTAAAGCCGTGGTTAAAAATCTGCTCGCCGGTTTTCCGTTTTTTGAAACCGTCAGCCATGCACTGTTGCAAATCATTACCGTCGGGCTTGGCTCGCCGCTCGGCCGCGAAGTTGCGCCGCGCGAAATGACCGCCGCCTTTGCTTCAGTAGGCGTCAACCGTTTCGGGTTGAGCGAAGACGACACAAGGCTGGTCATCGCTTGCGCCTCGGGTGCAGGTTTGGCGGCTGTGTATAACGTGCCGCTCGCCTCCACACTTTTTATCCTCGAAGCCATGCTGGGCGTATGGACGCAGCAAGCCGTCGCCGCCGCATTGCTGACTTCCGTCATCGCCACCGCCGTCGCGCGCATCGGCCTGGGCGACGTGCAGCAATATCATCCGGCCAACCTTTCCATCAACACCTCATTACTTTGGTTTTCCGCCATCATCGGCCCGATACTGGGCGTAACCGCCGTCTTTTTCCAGCGCACCGCCCAAAAGTTCCCCTTCATCAAGCGCAACAATATCAAAATCATTCCTTTGGCCGTCTGTATGTTTGCACTCATCGGCGTGATTGCCGTTTGGTTTCCCGAAATTTTGGGCAACGGCAAAGCAGGCAACCAACTGACTTTTGGCGGCTTGACCGACTGGCAACACAGCCTTGAGCTGACCGCCGTCAAATGGCTGGTCGTCTTGATGGCACTTGCCGTCGGCGCATACGGCGGCCTGATTACCCCGTCCATGATGCTCGGCAGTACCATTGCCTTTACAGCTGCCGCCGCGTGGAACAGCGTTTTCCCAGAAATGTCCTCCGAAAGCGCGGCCGTTGTCGGCGCCGCCGTTTTCCTTGGCGTTTCCCTCAAAATGCCACTGACGGCCATCGTCTTTGTTTTAGAACTCACCTACGCCCCCGTTGCCTTACTCATGCCATTATGTGCAGGCATGACAGGCGCAGTATGGGTAGCAAAGAAAATGGGATTTAAATAGTCAAAAGCATCAGGCCGTCTGAAACCAAGTTTCAGACGACCTTTTGCAATAAAATTGTCAACAATATCTATAAAAACCTACTGCCAAAAAGGCGAAAATAGCGGATAATACCGCCCTGAAAATTCATCCCATACTGATTAAACCTTCAACAAAGGAAATCCCATGTCTTCCATCAAACGCGCCCTGATCAGCCTATCCGACAAGACAGGCGCAGTCGAATTTGCACAAACCCTGACCAAGCTCGGTGTTGAAATCCTCTCTACCGGCGGTACAGCAAAGCTCTTGGCTGATGCAGGCGTCCCCGTTATCGAAGTTGCCGACTATACCGGCTTCCCCGAAATGCTCGACGGCCGCGTGAAAACCCTGCATCCGAAAATCCACGGCGGCATCCTCGGCCGTCGCGATTTAGATGAACACGTCGCCAAGATGGAAGAACACGGCATCGGCAATATTGATTTAGTGTGCGTCAACCTCTACCCCTTCGCCGCCACCATCGCCAAACCAAACTGCACACTGGAAGACGCGATTGAAAACATCGACATCGGCGGGCCGACCATGGTTCGCTCTGCCGCGAAAAACTGGAAACACGTCGCCATCGTTACCGATACCGCCGATTTCCCTGCCATCGCCGCCGAACTCGAAGCCAACAACGGCGCATTGAGCGACAAAACCCGTTTCAACCTCTCACGCAAAGCATTCAGCCATACCGCCCAATACGACGGCATGATTTCCAACTACCTGACCTCGCTTTCAGACGACGTCTTAAGCGGCCAGCCCCAAATCGGCGAATTCCCAAGCCAGTTCAACCAAAGCTGGATTAAAGTGCAAGACATGCGCTACGGCGAAAATCCGCACCAACGCGCCGCGTTCTACCGCGATATTTACCCAGCCGCAGGCAGCCTTTCCGCCTACAAACAGCTGCAAGGCAAAGAATTGTCTTACAACAACATCGCCGATGCCGATGCCGCTTGGGAAGCCGTCAAATCCTTTGACGCGCCGGCCTGCGTGATCGTGAAACACGCCAATCCGTGCGGCGTGGCCATCGCCTCCAATACCTTGGATGCCTACAAACTCGCCTACGCTACCGACACCACCAGCGCATTCGGCGGCATTATCGCCTTCAACCGCGAAGTGGACGGCGAAACCGTCAAACAAATTACCGACAACCAATTTATGGAAGTCCTCATGGCGCCGAAGTTCACCGCCGAAGCACTCGAAATCGCCGCCGCCAAGAAAAACGTGCGCGTATTGGAAGTGCCGCTCGAAGCAGGAGCCAACCGCTTTGAACTCAAACGCGTCGGCGGCGGACTGTTGGTACAAACCCCCGACATCCACCGCCTCAACCGCGCCGATTTAAAAGTCGTCTCCAAACGCCAACCGACCGAGCAAGAATGGAACGACCTGATGTTTGTCTGGAACGTCGCAAAATACGTCAAATCCAACGCCATCGTCTTCGGCAAAGGCGGTCAAACCTACGGCATCGGCGCAGGCCAAATGAGCCGCGTGGACAGCACCCGCATCGCCGCCCGCAAAGCGCAAGATGCCAATCTCGACCTCAACGGCGCATGTGCCGCTTCCGATGCCTTCTTCCCATTCCGCGACGGCGTAGATGTCATTGCCGAGCAGGGCATCAAAGCCATCATCCATCCCGCAGGCTCCATGCGCGACCAAGAAGTCTTTGATGCAGCGGACGAACACGGCATTGCCATGGTCGTCACCGGCATCCGCCATTTCCGCCACTAATTAAGCTGATATAAAATAAAGGCCGTCTGAAAACAAAGTTTCAATATCATGAAACCCGTTTTCAGACGGCCTTCTTTAATCATCAAACAATTTAGCGGCCTAACTGCAAATCAGGACAAAGCAACCAAGCCCCAGCTCGTCCGATTCATGCAGCAACACAACGCCGCTCAAGTCTAAAGCCAACCCATTCAGAGAAAGAACATGAAACACATCCTCCTCATCATTACCCTCGCCACACTCACCGCCTGCGCCTCCAGCCATACCGGAGGCTACGGCTATGCCGGCAACAACGGCGCTTCAGCAGGCGTAACCCAAACATTCCGTTGGTAAGGCCGTCTGAAAAAACAACACAGTTTTCTACAATAAAGAACAAACAAATCCCAAACGTAAAGGCAAGTTTTACACTTGCCTTTTTAACGCTGTCCATCGGCTCAATAGCGCATAAATTCGTGTCATTTGCCCGCTGTTTGCTATGTTAGAAAACGTTAAAGGCCGTCTGAAAACAGGCGATATAAACCCATCACACGGTTTAAACCGATCCTCGATACAAATCTCATTAATTCTCTAAATAAAAGCTGACATCTAAATCTATCACTAAAATAACTATCCTGTTAACATATTATTTAATAATCATTATTGTTTAAAAATTTCAACAAAAATCATATAATTATAAAAATCGTTTAAAAAAAAGCAACAAGTAAATCTAACGGGCATGACCGTTGAGGCCGAAAAAATAACACTTTATCGGAAGAGTTGATTTGTAAAACCAAACGCATATAAAATTTGGACAAGGATTCCGAATGCATTGATAGAAGCTGACAAAAAGTGACTTGTTAAGAAACAAGCTGACAAAAAACGGCACATCGTTTCCCAAACTTCACAAGCTTCTGGAAATGTATCAGCATAAAATCCCATAAAACAGGCTTTTAGCTGCTATTCGGCCGAGTGGAGACTTTTGGCACGGGAATTGCATACAAGAGATTACGACGTAAAACCGCATAAAGGGGAGACTCTGAAGTGCGGCATATGTATGGGCAAGCGGTTTATGGCCGAGCAAACGTCCCAAAAGAAATCAAACCCCTTACAGGAAAATCGATATGAATAAAGTCTTTAAAGTTATTTGGAACCACGCGACCCAGACATGGACCGCGGTTTCCGAGATCAGCCATGCACACGGCAAAAAATCCGCTTCTGACAAGCGTAAAGCCGTAGCTGCTGCAGTGGTTGCAGCAGGTGCTTTGATGGCATCTAGCGGAGCAGAGGCCGATGTAAAATTGGGAGGTAGTGCAGTAAACATTACTCCTAATGGTACTTACAACGGTTCTAACAAAAACGTTGGTGTCAACTCTGTTGTAGTGGGTTATCAAAATACTGCCAGCGGCCAAGATGGCACTATCGCTTACGGTGCTAACAATACTGCGACTGCAAACGCAGCATTGGCTGTGGGTAATAACAATATCGCAACCGGCGGTGCATCGACTGCAATGGGTGTAAGCTCTGTTGCAAGTGGCGAAGCTTCTGTTGCAATCGGTAACGTAGCCCAAGCAACGCAAATTCGTGCGACTGCAGTAGGTAACCGTGCGACTGCTACTCAAGACTCCGCAAGTGCATTCGGTAACCGTGCAAATGCTGGCGCACAATTTGCAACAGCTATTGGTGACAACTCCAATGCAAATGCTGCTGCAGTTGCTGTAGGTACGCATGCGAACGCTGAAAAACAAGATTCTATCGCTATTGGTAACAACGCTCACGGTGCTTGGACAAATGCGATTGCTGTCGGTAAAGATAGCGTAGCAAAACAAGACCACGCGATTGCAGCAGGTACTAGCGCAAATGCGTCAGGTATTCAAGCTGTCGGCGTTGGTTCATATACAAAAGCAGAAGGTAATCTGACAGTTGCGGTTGGTCCATATGCGCAAGCCAATAAAGAAGCTGCAGTTGCTGTAGGTTCTAATGCTACTGCTG
This genomic interval from Neisseria sp. Marseille-Q5346 contains the following:
- a CDS encoding ESPR-type extended signal peptide-containing protein; translation: MNKVFKVIWNHATQTWTAVSEISHAHGKKSASDKRKAVAAAVVAAGALMASSGAEADVKLGGSAVNITPNGTYNGSNKNVGVNSVVVGYQNTASGQDGTIAYGANNTATANAALAVGNNNIATGGASTAMGVSSVASGEASVAIGNVAQATQIRATAVGNRATATQDSASAFGNRANAGAQFATAIGDNSNANAAAVAVGTHANAEKQDSIAIGNNAHGAWTNAIAVGKDSVAKQDHAIAAGTSANASGIQAVGVGSYTKAEGNLTVAVGPYAQANKEAAVAVGSNATAAESNSIAVGQTATAANNNSISIGTKTVSRGDNAIGIGAYAESTAARGTAIGVLSQANGEGSFAGGASAQAVGTNSVAIGGATDGTLGNKAGTAAKATGNNSIALGTQSKAAGNNSIAQGTASNAAGNNSIAQGNSATAKQAADVAVGHAATADGTSTGADAEGATNKAGSAMAIGTEAQATGIVATAIGERSKALANGAVALGGDAQAKKGSAVAIGRGSVADGISAAAFGPAAQATGKYAVALGCTKPSHFRTSHRIGPWC
- the purH gene encoding bifunctional phosphoribosylaminoimidazolecarboxamide formyltransferase/IMP cyclohydrolase, translating into MSSIKRALISLSDKTGAVEFAQTLTKLGVEILSTGGTAKLLADAGVPVIEVADYTGFPEMLDGRVKTLHPKIHGGILGRRDLDEHVAKMEEHGIGNIDLVCVNLYPFAATIAKPNCTLEDAIENIDIGGPTMVRSAAKNWKHVAIVTDTADFPAIAAELEANNGALSDKTRFNLSRKAFSHTAQYDGMISNYLTSLSDDVLSGQPQIGEFPSQFNQSWIKVQDMRYGENPHQRAAFYRDIYPAAGSLSAYKQLQGKELSYNNIADADAAWEAVKSFDAPACVIVKHANPCGVAIASNTLDAYKLAYATDTTSAFGGIIAFNREVDGETVKQITDNQFMEVLMAPKFTAEALEIAAAKKNVRVLEVPLEAGANRFELKRVGGGLLVQTPDIHRLNRADLKVVSKRQPTEQEWNDLMFVWNVAKYVKSNAIVFGKGGQTYGIGAGQMSRVDSTRIAARKAQDANLDLNGACAASDAFFPFRDGVDVIAEQGIKAIIHPAGSMRDQEVFDAADEHGIAMVVTGIRHFRH
- a CDS encoding chloride channel protein, translated to MVGIVLTEIMHTIQHLAYGYGSDGLYVSFREGVAQASPERRIGVMTFCGAVVGLGWWLLKRYGRPQPSIKAVVKNLLAGFPFFETVSHALLQIITVGLGSPLGREVAPREMTAAFASVGVNRFGLSEDDTRLVIACASGAGLAAVYNVPLASTLFILEAMLGVWTQQAVAAALLTSVIATAVARIGLGDVQQYHPANLSINTSLLWFSAIIGPILGVTAVFFQRTAQKFPFIKRNNIKIIPLAVCMFALIGVIAVWFPEILGNGKAGNQLTFGGLTDWQHSLELTAVKWLVVLMALAVGAYGGLITPSMMLGSTIAFTAAAAWNSVFPEMSSESAAVVGAAVFLGVSLKMPLTAIVFVLELTYAPVALLMPLCAGMTGAVWVAKKMGFK
- a CDS encoding EamA family transporter, encoding MFYQILALLIWGSSFIAAKYSYEMIDPALMVEARLLIAALMVLPSCRRHLGRIPRSEWKPLLWISFVNYVVVLMLQFIGLKYTSAASAVTMVGLEPLLVVFVGHFFFNDKAKIYHWICGAAAFAGVGMMVMGGAEEGGTIDWFGCLLILLAGLGFAGVIRPSQQMVARIGAPAFTAASMSVAAVLCLPFSLVLADSYQINWSWGGTLSILYMGIGCSWLAYLLWNKGMNKVPANVSGLLISLEPVIGVIMAVLILGEHLSAMSAMGITVVIASTFVAGMLARVSNKHKKAV